GTAAATTGATTTTATCAGGTTTTCTTTGTACTAGTACTCCCCCCGTCCACGATTTAAAGAGCCCTTTTGacttggcacgggttttaagaaattgtttgactttgtgaagaaagtaaaaggagaatgtgggacccatttaaagtattagttttatattagaTTGTGTGtgtaaaaagttggtggaatgtggggtttgcatactaaaagtggaataaagtaaatggttctataagtcgtggacaaaccaaaatggcaaaagggCTCTTTAagtggtggacggagggagtattatttatcgCTTATGTTGATGTTGTCATTTCATCTTTTTCCTTTAACCCTTTCCTGTTGGATAAAGTAATTTTCaaatctattttctttttatctcttaCCGTCTTCTAAATTTATTAGCTACGCGCCTACGCATGCTGTCTTGTAATAAAGGCTCTGATGGATTCATTTCAGAAGTTTATCACCTATTTTGTTGCTCCCTTTATTGTTGCTTCAAGGACAGTATGTGTGAATATGGTCATACACAGCATTTTAGTAGGTGGTCGACATTTCTATATTCATGTTTTCATTCTCATATTCAGAGTTTGGGTGTCTCCTAGTTTTATGTGGTGTAACGTGAGATTTAGGACAAGCAATTCTCACAATCTCGGCTATACAGGAATCAGAGGTCAACTATTTGAATTGAAAATTTACCTTTCGCACTGGTTGAGAGTGTGTTCTTTGGTTTCTTCTAGCTTATTAGGGTTTTGCTTGCTTACGTTAACCAAAGCATTTGAACTGAGTGCCCTCTAGATGAATTATGTAATTGAAAGAATACTAATCGTTGCCTTTCCATTAATCCAGGGGTGGTGGTCTATGAATATGAATTGAAAATTGGGTGGGGCAAATCTGTTTCTCTTCCATCACAGGCACTTCCTGCTCCACCCCCTGGACATATGGCCATAAGGAGCAAGGAGGTGAGTTTGATGTTTTACTTAATTTGGTATCTGATTGATATTAGAATGACTGCTTTAGAGGCTCTTCCGTTCATATGGGATCTGATGTTATGTTATTTATCTATCTTCTAATCTTATGATAACCCATTATTGTCTTGTTGCCAGGGGGCAACTGTCATATTGTCTGGTCCTTCTGGTCCCCCAGTAACTGCTGTTCCAAGCCAAAACTCTGAATTGGTCGGTAATCTCATGCTTATAGTTTCATTCTGGTTTATACTGCAAACACATGTAGGTGGCGACTGGCAGTTTATAGTGGGTAAAGCCCCAGTAAATGGAAAATGTGGACACGTGCTATATGATATTCTATCACTATGTAAAATGTGGCATCAACTATAATAATGGTAAAGATAAGCTTTTAGTGTGGCATCAACTTTTGTACCAGGTATGCACAAACTATGCAATGAGTAATTACTCAGATATTTGGAAACTACCAGAATTTATAAAAGCAAGGCTATATGCATATCAATAAATGGTagttgtaattttcttttttcactcTGAATGATGTTGACTAGTACTTGGGACCAATTTCTTTCTTGGATGTGTAGGTACTTACACCAAATGTACCTGATATAAATGTTATTCCTCCTGATGATGATCATCTCCTACATATTATTGATACATTGGCTCTCTATGTTCTGGATGGAGGCTGTGCTTTTGAACAAGCAATAATGGAGAGAGGCCGTGGAAATCCTCTATTTAGTTTTTTGTTTGAGCTTGGTTCGAAGGAACATACTTACTATGTGTGGAGGCTCTACTCATTTGCTCAGGTGAGCTTTTTGTTATCAccatcatcaccatcaccatcaccatcaccaccactatcatcatcatcatcatcatcatcatcagtattattattattactactactattattattggtaatttgaaatatttataaagaACATAGCAGCATTGATTTCAAATTACACTTGTTTAATGCAGGGTGATACACTTCAGCGATGGCGAACGGAACCTTTTATCATGATCACTGGTAGTGGAAGGtaaatggaattttttttatataacacACAAATTTTGCGTCCATCTCAAACTCGACTCTATAATTTGCGGGTTTAtaaactattttaatttttgaagtgGAGTTTGGTTTACAGTCTTTTGCTGCTTTCATGCATGAAAAGTTGTTAGAGACTAAAATATTGGATAATTCCCTTTTTGTTGAACTTTTGAGTTTGGACAGTATGTAATGTTGTTCACACCCTGCTATTTTCATGTAAAGATGGATACCCCCTCCATTACCGACAACAAAAGGCTTCAAGCATGAAAAGGAAGCTGGGAGCACTTATGCTGCAGGGAAAAGCAAAGTACTTACTACTACAATCTTTCATGCTGTTTGCTGGTGCTCATACTTTTCAATATTGATTATGCTGTGCATATTTATATGTTATGTGCTCCATCTTGTGATTTTTTACAGCGTGTGGAGATGGAACGGACACTGACAGATACCCAAAGAGATGAATTTGAGGACATGCTACGTGCATtgacattggagagaagccagATAAAAGAAGCCATGGGATTTTCTCTAGACAATGCTGATGCTGCAGGAGAGGTGATTGCTGAAGCTTATGTTAATTAATAGAACAAGTTTGCTTGGCTTGAAAATTCGTTGCATGAGGAAGTGCAGTTttttttggtggtggtggtgggggggGGGTTGGGGGGTTGGAGTCTTCCTGCCAACATGAAGCTGATGTTGTTTCTATAAAAATATGTCCATTATTGCATTTCAGGTGGTCGAAGTATTGACCGAGTCTTTGACTCTTAAAGAAACTCCAATTCCCACAAAAGTTGCTAGACTCATGTTAGTCTCAGACATCCTGCACAATAGCAGCGCTCCTGTGAAAAATGCATCTGCTTATCGTACCAAATTCGAAGCAACTTTACCAGACATTATGGAAAGCTTCAACGACTTGTATCGTAGTGTAACTGGACGAATTACAGCCGAAGCCCTAAAGGTAATGATTATCTGATCCAGTATCATGAAAATGCTGTCTGACTTCCCCTGTGAGAAATTAAGGTTTCTCTTCTGATATTTTCAGGAACGTGTTATGAAAGTTCTTCAAGTATGGGCAGACTGGTTTCTGTTCTCGGATGCATATGTCAATGGACTGCGAGCTACCTTTCTTCGATCTAGTAACTCAGGTGTAACCCCTTTCCATTCTATATGTGGTGATGCCCCTGAGCTAGAGAGGAAGGCTGGTTCTGCAGAAGCGGGTGATGGGGAAAAGTTTAACCAAGATGCTGCTTTAGCAATTGGTAAAGGAGCTGCCATGAGGGAGTTATTGAGTTTGCCCCTTAGTGAACTGGAAAGACGTTGCAGACACAATGGGTTATCACTGGTTGGTGGAAGAGAAATAATGGTCGCTCGATTGCTTTATCTGGAGGAGGCAGAAAAGCAAAGGGGTTACGAATTAGATGATGAGTTAAAGTCTGCTCATAGCCAGTCAAGCTCTGGAAGATACCCAAGTGGACAGAAGGAGTTAATCATGGAAAGGGATCCAGGGAAAATATCAGTAAGGGGTGGTAAAATGGATGACAGTGTGCAGTCAATGGGGAGAGGACCAATTATTTCCTCCCCAGACTTACTACCTGAGATTAACAATGGCGAAGGAAAAAATGAATCAATTCTCCCATCCTCTAAGTGGGCTAGAGAGGATGAGGAAAGTGATGAGGAGCGTGATAAAAGTACTAGAGATCTGGGGTTGACTTATTCATCTTCTGGTAGTGAAAATGCTGGTGATACCGTCAACAAAACAGAGGAGCTGGACCTTACTACTGATGCCAGTAATTCAGCATATCTAGACAGTGGTGGCATGAATGAAGAGCAGAGGTAACTTGTGCATTTCTTTCTGTAATTAGTAATGCATTCAATCAAATTTTTTTGGAAGTTAACATGATATGTCTTAATGTCCTAAATTGTCATTATATGAAGGGTGTTGAGTGATCTTCAGTCTCCTCATTTGCACAATTTATATGATCCACCCTCACCAGTAATTAGCCCTTAGCTggagtaaattttattttttaattctaattttgaATGTGCTTTTGGGTTGGCATGATGCTTCACTGATAAATTGTAGTACTAATTTGATTCTTCTGGAACATCAAGAGTTCTATATTGTTCAGATTTACTTGATCTCATTTTGTTTAATCTATGAGCACATGGTCTAATGTTATATGTATAATGCTATATGATATATGATTGTGTCACAGACAAAAAAAGAGGCGTCTTGAGGTTGCTTTGATGGAATACCGCGAATCCCTTGAAGAACAGGGGATAAAGAATCCGGAGGAAATCGAGAGAAAAGTTGCTGTGCACAGGAGTCGGCTGCTGGTTGAATACGGTCTAGTTGACTCAAATGCACATGCTTCTGGCAGAAGTAAGTAGAGTACCAAGGTTAAGAAGAGATTCTCATTACATAACTTTTCAATACTAAACAAGCCAACCTTAAATTTCTtgccattgtcattgtctatgTGATTTAGAGTTTGAGGAAGCCTAGTCATGACAGCTCTTGAATATTTTGCtgcttcaaatttttttaatgtagcTACTTGCTGTGAAATGCCAAACTCATGTCAATCAAACTGCAGAGATATCTTCCGAAAGGAGGAACTCACAAGATGACTCACACGAGCCATCAAAAAAGCGTCGCCGTAGCCAAAGCAGAAGCCATAGCCCTCAGCGGAAATCATCCATCCGAGACAGACGCCGTGACCGGGACAGACCACACGAGATGGATAGTGACAGAGGAAGGGAGCGGGAGAGGAATGATCACGACAGAGAAAGGACTCGCGAGAGAGACAGAGATAGAGAGAGGAGGAGGGTAAAATGAAGTCGCGATCATGCATTAGGCAATGAGCCATGATGGTAAGAAGAGTCGGATAGGGTGAAGTTTGAACGAACTAGCATTTACAGTGTCAAACGAGAGTGTAGACTTCTACTTGATCCGCTTTGGAACCTTCCATGCAAATGTGTAGCAAAGTGCCTTTTCCTTTCAGCCACAAAATTGTTGTATTTGTTGATCACATTACCAGGTTGGTAGTTTTGCTGTTGAATAATGgattattgaaattgtttaggGAAGCATTTTGTGTTGGGAAGTCACCGTTTTACCCATTAATTCTACTTTATTactatttctactttattttctctcgtCTCAACTCATTGGCAAAATGTGCAATAATTACTTAATttctattaaaattaataaacttTTTGGTTATAAAAGGAAATCATGAGTCATATAACTAAACAGAATATCAAAGTCATACGATTGAAGTTTGTAACAAAGTACCATTATTGCAACGGTCATATGTCACTTTTACaataaaagtgaaaaataagtGAAAGTGCAATGGTCAAATGTCATGTTAAACTGTAAAATGTATTAAGGTTGTGCATTAATTGACGCTAAGCCCTATGTTTTATATTCGAAATTACTATCTTATTAAAATAACTTTGTAGCTCATCATACGAAATAT
This portion of the Salvia splendens isolate huo1 chromosome 10, SspV2, whole genome shotgun sequence genome encodes:
- the LOC121751890 gene encoding protein RRC1-like isoform X2 encodes the protein MSARKKTPFQKHREEEEAKKKRAEDETARLYQEFVESFQADNTPGSKAFVRGGTINPNEKLKNDSIGGNSKDEGSGIKKGSRYVPSFIPPPMATKGKEYEKKKEEKPKEREKGKSRNIDHFMEELKHEQEMRERRNQDREYGRDTRHVDNSVTSSRFDELPDEFDPMGRPGSFDDGDPQTTNLYVGNLSPQVDENFLLRTFGRFGPVASVKIMWPRTEEERRRERNCGFVAFMNRTEAQAAKDEMQGVVVYEYELKIGWGKSVSLPSQALPAPPPGHMAIRSKEGATVILSGPSGPPVTAVPSQNSELVLTPNVPDINVIPPDDDHLLHIIDTLALYVLDGGCAFEQAIMERGRGNPLFSFLFELGSKEHTYYVWRLYSFAQGDTLQRWRTEPFIMITGSGRWIPPPLPTTKGFKHEKEAGSTYAAGKSKRVEMERTLTDTQRDEFEDMLRALTLERSQIKEAMGFSLDNADAAGEVVEVLTESLTLKETPIPTKVARLMLVSDILHNSSAPVKNASAYRTKFEATLPDIMESFNDLYRSVTGRITAEALKERVMKVLQVWADWFLFSDAYVNGLRATFLRSSNSGVTPFHSICGDAPELERKAGSAEAGDGEKFNQDAALAIGKGAAMRELLSLPLSELERRCRHNGLSLVGGREIMVARLLYLEEAEKQRGYELDDELKSAHSQSSSGRYPSGQKELIMERDPGKISVRGGKMDDSVQSMGRGPIISSPDLLPEINNGEGKNESILPSSKWAREDEESDEERDKSTRDLGLTYSSSGSENAGDTVNKTEELDLTTDASNSAYLDSGGMNEEQRQKKRRLEVALMEYRESLEEQGIKNPEEIERKVAVHRSRLLVEYGLVDSNAHASGRKISSERRNSQDDSHEPSKKRRRSQSRSHSPQRKSSIRDRRRDRDRPHEMDSDRGRERERNDHDRERTRERDRDRERRRVK
- the LOC121751890 gene encoding protein RRC1-like isoform X1; protein product: MSARKKTPFQKHREEEEAKKKRAEDETARLYQEFVESFQADNTPGSKAFVRGGTINPNEKLKNDSIGLFYHSRMAGGNSKDEGSGIKKGSRYVPSFIPPPMATKGKEYEKKSIQKEEKPKEREKGKSRNIDHFMEELKHEQEMRERRNQDREYGRDTRHVDNSVTSSRFDELPDEFDPMGRPGSFDDGDPQTTNLYVGNLSPQVDENFLLRTFGRFGPVASVKIMWPRTEEERRRERNCGFVAFMNRTEAQAAKDEMQGVVVYEYELKIGWGKSVSLPSQALPAPPPGHMAIRSKEGATVILSGPSGPPVTAVPSQNSELVLTPNVPDINVIPPDDDHLLHIIDTLALYVLDGGCAFEQAIMERGRGNPLFSFLFELGSKEHTYYVWRLYSFAQGDTLQRWRTEPFIMITGSGRWIPPPLPTTKGFKHEKEAGSTYAAGKSKRVEMERTLTDTQRDEFEDMLRALTLERSQIKEAMGFSLDNADAAGEVVEVLTESLTLKETPIPTKVARLMLVSDILHNSSAPVKNASAYRTKFEATLPDIMESFNDLYRSVTGRITAEALKERVMKVLQVWADWFLFSDAYVNGLRATFLRSSNSGVTPFHSICGDAPELERKAGSAEAGDGEKFNQDAALAIGKGAAMRELLSLPLSELERRCRHNGLSLVGGREIMVARLLYLEEAEKQRGYELDDELKSAHSQSSSGRYPSGQKELIMERDPGKISVRGGKMDDSVQSMGRGPIISSPDLLPEINNGEGKNESILPSSKWAREDEESDEERDKSTRDLGLTYSSSGSENAGDTVNKTEELDLTTDASNSAYLDSGGMNEEQRQKKRRLEVALMEYRESLEEQGIKNPEEIERKVAVHRSRLLVEYGLVDSNAHASGRKISSERRNSQDDSHEPSKKRRRSQSRSHSPQRKSSIRDRRRDRDRPHEMDSDRGRERERNDHDRERTRERDRDRERRRVK